Part of the Leifsonia soli genome is shown below.
CATCGCCGCCGACGGTCGCCGCGCTCCACAGTGTCCCGGTGACGATGGACGTGGCGAGCACCACGACGGCCAGCGCGATGCTCGCGGGAGCGACCTGCGCATAGCGCGCCAGCATCCGGCCGAAGCCCTCGCCGCGCTGCCCGGAGGCCCCGGACGCCGGTGCGTCCGGGGACGCCGACGTCGTCCGGTCGGTGTCTGCGTCGCTCATTCGGGCCTCCGTCGCGGTGGGCTCGGTCCGAGGACAGGCTAGAGGATGCCGGGGCCCGCGCGCGTCAGATCTCGCGGAGCCGTTCGGCGAGGTAGCGGTCGAGACCCTCGAGCGGGATGCGCTCCTGCTGCATCGTGTCGCGGTCGCGGACCGTCACGGCGTCGTCCTCGAGCGAGTCGAAGTCGACCGTCACCGCGAGCGGCGTGCCGATCTCGTCCTGCCGGCGGTAGCGGCGGCCGATCGCGCCCGAGTCGTCGAAGTCGACGTTGCGGCGCTTGCGCAGCCGGTCGGCGAGGCCGCGGGCGAGGGGCGACAGCGCCTCGTTGCGCGAGAGCGGGAGGACGGCGACCTTGACCGGGGCGAGACGCGGGTCGAGGCGCAGCACGGTGCGCTTGTCGGTGCCGCCCTTGGCGTTCGGCACCTGCTCCTCGTCGTACGCGTCGACCAGGAACGCCATGAGCGCGCGGGTCAGACCGAACGACGGCTCGATCACGAACGGCACGTAGCGCTCGTTCTTGTTCTGGTCGAAGTAGCTCAGGTCTTTGCCGGAGTGCTCGATGTGGGTCTTCAGATCGAAGTCGGTGCGGTTGGCGACGCCCATCAGCTCGCCCCACTCGCTTCCGACGAAGTCGAAGCGGTACTCGATGTCGATGGTCCGCTTCGAGTAGTGGGCGAGCGACTCCTTCGGGTGCTCGAACCGGCGGATGTTCTCCGGCTTGATTCCGAGCTCGGTGAACCACTCCCAGGCGAGGTCGATCCAGGTGTCGAACCACTCCTCGTCGGTGCCGGGCTCGACGAAGTACTCGATCTCCATCTGCTCGAACTCGCGGGTGCGGAAGATGAAGTTGCCCGGCGTGATCTCGTTGCGGAACGCCTTGCCGATCTGGCCGATGCCGAACGGCGGCTTCTTGCGCGAGGTCTGCAGCACCGACGCGAAGTCGGTGAAGATGCCCTGCGCGGTCTCCGGGCGCATGTAGTGCAGGCCGGACTCGTCGTCGACGACGCCGAGGTAGGTCTTCATGAGGCCCGAGAACTGCCGGATCGGCGTCCACTGGCCGACCTTGTCCGGGTGGTCCGGGTCCGGGATGTCGTCGAGGCCGTTCGCCGGCGGGTGGCCGTGCTCGGCCTCGTACGCCTCGAACAGGTGGTCGGCGCGATAGCGCTTGTGGGTGATGAGCGACTCGGTCAGCGGGTCGCTGAAGACCTGGACGTGCCCGGAGGCCTCCCACACGGCGGTCGGCAGGATGATGGCGGAGTCGAGGCCCACCATGTCGCCGCGGCCGCGCACGAAGGCGTTCCACCACTCGCGCTTGATGTTCTCCTTCAGCTCGACGCCGAGGGGACCGTAGTCCCACGCCGACCGGGTGCCGCCGTAGATCTCTCCGGAGGGGAAGACGAATCCACGGTGCTGAGCCAGCGTGATGACGGAATCCAGTCTCGACGGTGCGGCCATGGTGCTCCCTGTGCGGTGCGGGTGTGTGGGGACCCGTCCATCCTACTGAGGAAGCCGCACCGTCACCGCGCCGAGCGGAACTCCTGCTCCAGGATGGCGTAGACGGCGGTGTCCGACCACTCGCCCTTGAAGATCTCGGTCTCGCGCAGCAGAGCCTCCTGGCGCATCCCGAGCCGCTCGCACAGGCGGGCCGACGCGTCGTTGCGCGCGTCGAGCTGGGCGAAGACGCGGTGGGCGCCGAGGGTGTCGAAGCACAGCTCCAGCACCCGCTGGACCGCCTCCGTCGCATAGCCGGCGCCGTGCACGGCCGGGTGGAAGACCCAGCCCATCTCGAACTTGCCCCAGGTCGCGTTCTTCAGGAACAGGCTGATGTCGCCGATCACGCGGCCGGCGCCGCCCTCTGCGTCCGCCAGCTCGACGGCGAAGACGATGCCGTCGCCGTTCTCGGCGAGCCGGTTCATCGCGATCCGCTTGCGCAGGTGCTCCGCGGACTCGTCGTGGTCGTGCACCTCCCAGTAGAGGTAGCGGACGACGTCCTTCAGCTTCTGGTAGGCGTGCTCGTCCTCCAGGTCGCCCGTGTTCAGCGGGCGCAGCAGCAGGCGCTCTGTGCGCAGCTGCTCGGCGGCGTATGGCAGGCCGCTCGCGCCGTGCGGCGGGATGACGGCGGTCGTGGTGGCTTCGTCGCTCACGGTCGCTCCTCGTGCTGTGTGGTGCGGGATGCTGCGGTTCAGGATGCCGCGGACTCGTCGTCCACGGCGGTGAGGCGGGGACGGGCGCGCTCGGCGTCCACGTCCACGTCGATGCCGAACACGGCCGCTGCCCCGGCGATGAACGACTCCGCGTCGCCCTCGCGGGCCAGCTCGCGGGCGCGGACGGACGGGGTGTGCAGCAGGACGCCGGCCAGGTGGCGCAGGGCCGCCTCGGTCTGCTCGCTGCCGTCTCCCCGGCGCCGTGCGCGCTCGATCTCGGCGTCCAGGATGTCGAAGACGTGCGTGCGGAGGGCGACGAGGGCCGGGGTGACCTCCTGCTCGGCGGTCCGCGCACGGTACTCGGCGGCGGCGGCATCCACGATGGTGCGCGCGTCGTCGGCGGCCTGCAGCTCGGTCAGCGGCGCATGGATGCTGATGGTCTCGAGGTCGAGCAGCTCCACTCCGGCGAGCTCGCCCACGGCCGGGTCGACGTTGCGGGGCAGGCCGAGGTCGACGACGAGACGGCGCTCGGTGGCGTCGGGGCGGGCGACCGCCTCGGCCAGGAGCGGCCGGGTGAGGACGTAGTCGGTGACCGCGGAGCAGGTGACGACGAGGTCGCTCTCCGCCAGCGCGTCCAGCAGGCCGTCGGCCTCGACCGGAGCGATGTCGTGCGAGAGGGCGAACTTGGCCGCGCGCCCCGACGGCGAGTACACCCGGACGTCGGTGACGCCGCGGTCGCGGAGGGCGGCGAGGCTGGCGCCCGCGTACTTGCCGGTGCCGACGAGCAGCACGCGCGTCATCGCCCAGTCGGTCACCCGGCTCTCGGCGAGATCGAGCGCGAGGCGGACGAGGGAGCGGCCGGCCGTCATGATCCCGGTGCGGTTCTTCACGCCGCGTGAGGTGCGCGAGGCGACCTGGAACAGACGCTCCAGCTCGCTCGTCACCGAGCCGTCGCGGCGAGCCGCGTCGAGCGCGCGGCGCACCTGGCCGGCGATCTCGCCCTCGCCGACGACGACCGACTCGAGGCCGCTGGTCACGGCGAAGAGGTGCTCGGCGACCGCGTGGTCGCTGTACACGGCGCTCGCGCCGCGGAGCAGGTCCGGGTCGATGCCCGCTGCGGTGCTCACCGCATCCAGCACGGCCTCGGTGGAGACGGCGCGGGCGGCCGGGAGCGGCTCGTCGATGTCGAGATAGGCCTCGAAGCGGTTGCAGGTCGCGAGGACGACAGAGCCCGAGACGATGTCGCTGTGCTCCGAGAGTGCGGCGGTGATGGCCGGAGCATGACGCTCGAGCCGTTCCAGGAGGTCGAAGTCAGCCGTCCGGTGACTCGACGAGAAGCACAGAAGCACGGAGGAAAGCCTACGCTCGCGTCGGAGCAACCTCGAATCGGGCCCCAGCTTCCGTTCAGCCGGGCGTTCTCGCGGGATGGCCCTGGCACAATCGTGTAGTGACCACCCTCGCCTCCGACCATCCCCTCGCCGCCGGCCTCACCGCCTCCAGCCCCCTCGTCCGGGCCTACCAGGGCGAACGGCAGGAGGTGACCCCGGTCTGGTTCATGCGTCAGGCGGGACGCTCGCTGCCCGAGTACCGCGAACTGCGCGTCGGCACGCGGATGCTCGACGCGTGCCTCGACCCGGCGATGGCGAGCGAGATCACCCTGCAGCCGGTGCGGCGCCACGGGGTGGACGCCGGCATCTTCTTCAGCGACATCGTCGTCCCGCTCAAGCTCGCGGGCGTCGAGGTGGAGATCCAGCCGGGCAAGGGCCCGGTGTTCGCGCAGGCCGTCCGCACGGCGGCGGACGTCGAGCGCCTGACCGCGATCGACCCGGCGTCGCTCGACGACCGCGTCTTCGCGCCCATCCAGGAGGCCGTCCGGCTGACGGTGGCCGAGCTCGGCAGCACCCCGCTGATCGGCTTCGCCGGCGCTCCGTTCACGCTGGCCGCCTACCTCGTCGAGGGCGGCCCGTCGAAGGACCACATCCGCGCGAGGACCCTCATGCACGCCGACCCGGAGGCGTGGGCGCGCCTCATGGAGTGGACGGCCGACATCTCGGGCGCCTTCCTCCGCGCCCAGGTGCTCGCCGGGGCGAGCGCCGCCCAGCTCTTCGACTCGTGGGCGGGGTCGCTGTCGCTCCACGACTACGTGACGCACGTCGCCCCCGCCTCGGCGCGGGCGCTGTCGCACGTCCGCGACCTGGCGTACGAGCTGCCGCGCGCCGCGACCGCCGCGGGCGACGCCGAGCCTGCGCTCGACGGTGTCGTCCGCAACGTTCCGCTCGTGCACTTCGGCGTCGGCACCGGCGAGCTGCTCAAGGCCATGCACGAGGTGGGGGCGGACGCGGTCGGCGTCGACTACCGCATCCCGCTCGACGAGGCCAGCCGTCGCCTCGGGCACGTCGTCCCGGTGCAGGGCAATGTCGACCCGGCGATGCTGGACGCGCCATGGCCGGTGCTCGAAGCGCACGTCCGCGACGTGCTCGACCGCGGCAGGGAGGCGCCGGCGCACATCCTCAACCTGGGCCACGGCGTCCCGCCGGAGACCGACCCCACCGTCCTGACCCGCGTCGTCGAGCTCGTGCACGGGTGGCGACCGGAGTGAGCGGCGAGGGCACGACGCCCGGCGATCCCACGGAGCCGGGCGCCGACATCGGCGAGGAGATCCGCCACGCGGTCGAGGCGCCGCCCACCCGGATCGTCGTCGTCGGCGGCGGCATGGCCGGCCTGGTCGCCGCGCGCGAGTGCGCCCGGCCGGGCTTCGAGGTGACGGTCCTCGAGGCGTCGGACCGCGTCGGCGGCAGTGTCGCGCCGCTCCCGCTGGCCGGGATGACGCTCGACGCGGGAGCCGAGAGCTTCGCCACGCGCGGCGGTCACGTCGCCGAACTGCTCGCCGATCTCGGCCTCGGCGACGACATCGTGCAGCCCAACCCCTCCGGCGCCTGGGTGCGCCACGGGAGCCGTTCCGTTCCGCTTCCGAAGGCCGGGCTGCTCGGCATCCCGAGCTCGCCCCTGGCGAAGGACGTCGTCGCGGCGATCGGCTGGCCTGGCGCCCTGCGTGCCTACCTGGACCGCCTGATGCCCGTGCTCAAGATCGGCACGGAGCGCCGTCTCGGAACCCTCGTCCGCAAGCGCATGGGCAGCGGGGTGCTCGACCTCCTCGTCGCGCCGGTCGTGACCGGGGTGTACTCGGCCGCCCCGGACGACCTGGACGTCGAGGTCGTCGCCCCCGGGCTCAACTCGGCACTCACCCGTCTCGGCTCGCTGTCCGGCGCGGTCGGCGAGCTGCGGTCGGCGTCGAAGGCCGGCAGCGCCGTCGGCGGCATCCGTGGAGGGATGTGGCGGCTGCCCGAGGCGCTCGCCGCGGACATCCGCGCGCGCGGCGGCGTCGTGCGCACGGGCGCGCCGGTGCAGACGATCGAGCGGTGGAGCGCGCCGGACGCCGAGGACACGGCGCGGGCGGTCATCGAGGCGGTGCTGGCCGAGTCGCTGGAGGACAGCGAGCCGACGGCGCCGGCGCAGACGGCTGCGGACGCGGAGGCTGCTCGCCCGGCCCGATGGATCGCGCGGACGGCCGACGGGGACACGCTCCCGGCCGACGTCGTCGTGCTCGCCTCTCCGGCCGACGACTCGCTCCGTCTGCTCTCCTCGCTCGATCCGGCGCTCGCCGGGCTGGGAGAGCTCGACTGGCCCGCGGCCTCCAGCGTCGAACTGGTGACGCTGGTCGTCGCCGACGACCGCCTCGCCGCCTCCTCGGTCGGCACGGGCGTGCTCGTCGCGGATATGCCGGGGACGGACGTGCGCGCGAAGGCCATGACCCACTCCAGCGCGAAGTGGGCGTGGGTCGCGGAGGCGGCGGGAGACGGGCACCACGTCGTCCGGCTCTCCTACGGCCGAGCCGGCCGGCCCGCCGAGACCCGGGAGCTCGACGACGCGGCACTCCGTGCCGTCGCGGTGGCCGACGCCTCCCGGCTGCTCAATATTCCGATCGCGGAATCCAGCGTGACCGCATTCGCCAGGACCCCCTGGACGAACGCCCTCCCGTATGCGACAGTGGGGCAGCGGGAACGCATCCAGCGGGTCCGCACCGAGGTCGACGGCGTCGAGGGTCTCGAGGTCACTGGCTCCTGGCTGACCGGTACAGGCCTCGCCTCCGTCATCCCGGATGCGCGCCGGGCAGCCGAGCGCGCGAGAGGTCTACGCTGGAAGGCCCTGACGGCCGCCCTCCAGGCGGACGACAACTCGGCCACCGAACAGGGACTCGACACTTAGGAGACGGAATGCGCGGCAAACTCCTCTTCGTCGCCGGAGCGGCGGTGGGCTACGTGCTCGGCGCCCGAGCCGGACGCGAACGCTACGACCAGCTGAAGGCCGCGGCCGCGAAGGCCTGGGAGTCGCCTGCGGTGCAGAAGCAGGTGCACGCGGCGGAGGACTTCGTGTCCCGGAAGGTCGGGGAGTTCCCGGAGACCGTGTACATCACCGTCAAGAAGCTCGTGGTGCAGGCGAACAGCCGTCGTCGTGAGGCGCGGGCTCCGTATCCGTCTCCTGCCGCCGAGGCGGCCATCCGCGCGGGCGACGGGCGCAGCGACACGTCGTCCTGACCGGAGTACTGTACGGAAGCGACGAGGGGAGACGCCGATGACCGACCCTGAGCGGGGAGCCGCAGGCGCTGCCGGCGCGTCCGGACCGCGGCCCGTTCCGACCCCGGGAGACCGTGCTCGCGCCGACCGTGCGAAGGCGCGACCACTGGTGCAGCTGATCTCCGATCTTCCGCGCCTGATCGTCGAGCTGCTGAAGGCGGAGCTCGCGCACCTCAAGGCCGAGTTCGCCGAGAAGGCGAAGTATGCCGGCATCGGCATAGGGCTGCTGGCCGGCGCCGCCTTCTTCCTCTTCTTCGCGTTCGCGACGCTGGTCGCCGCGGCCATCCTGGGCATCGCGGTCGCGCTTCCGGGATGGGCCGCCGCGCTCATCGTGTTCGGTGCCCTGGTCGTGCTCGCCGTCATTCTGGCGCTGGTCGGCGTCCGGTCGTTCAAAAAGATGGACGGCGTCGCGCCATCGCAGACCATCGCCAGCATCAAGGAAGACGCCGACGCGCTGAAGGGACTGGGGAAGTATGACAACTGACCGCAGCGACGTCGACCGGGCGCGGGCCGAGCTCGCCGCCACGGTCGAGGCGATCGAATACAAGCTCAACGTGCCGAAGCGCACCGCCGAGAGGCTCGCGCGTCTCCGGCAGGACAACCCGCTCGCACTGGTCGGGATCTCCGTCGCCGTGGCCCTCGTGACCGCCGGAACGGTCTGGGGCGTCGTCCGTCTCCTCCGCCGGTGAGCGCCCCCGCGTTTTTGGCCTTCTCAGGTTTGAGAGGGAGACTGTGGGTATGAGTACCCCGGCTGCCGTTCCGGCAGAGTCGACCACCCCCGAAACCCCCAGCGACACCCCGACCGGATTCACCCTCTGGGCTGTGCTGCGCCGCGATCCCGCCCGACCGGACGACCTCGACGGCACCGACGTGCCGACCGCCGTCTCCGAGCTCGAAGGTGTGATCGCCGACCTCGAACTCCAGAACGTCACCACGCGCGGGCTCTACGACGTCTCGGGCCTCCGCGCCGACGCCGACGTGATGATCTGGCTGCACGGACCCGAGGCGGAGGCGCTGCAGTGGGGACTCCGCCAGCTGCGCCGCACGCGCCTGCTGAAGGCGCTGCTCCCGACCTGGAACGCGATGGGTGTGCACCGCGACGCCGAGTTCAACAAGGCCCACGTTCCCGGCTTCCTCCGGGGCAAGGAGCCGAAGGAATGGCTCTGCGTGTATCCGTTCGTGCGCAGCTACGAGTGGTACCTGCTGCCCGATGAGGAGCGCTCGAAGATGCTCGCGGAGCACGGCCGAAAGGGCGCCGCCTTCCGGTCGGTGCTCGCGAACACCGTCGCCTCGTTCGCGCTCGGCGACTACGAGTGGATCCTGCCGCTCGAGGCCGACGAGCTCACCGACCTCGTCGACATGATGCGCGAGCTCCGCTACACCGAGGCCCGTCGCCACGTACGGGAAGAGGTCCCGTTCTTCACCGGTCGCCGCATCCAGCCGGCCGAGGTCGTGGAGGTCCTGCAGTGACGGACGCGCAGACCGACCAGCGGGTGCTGGGGGCGACCCCGGCCGCGGCCGCCGGCCCCGAGCACGTGACGGAGCCGACCGCCTACGACGCCATCCTGCTCGCCGGCTTCGGCGGTCCGGAGGGGCAGGACGACGTCATCCCGTTCCTCCGCAACGTCACGCGCGGGCGCGGCATCCCGGAGGAGCGTCTCGAAGAGGTCGCGCACCACTACCGCCACTTCGGCGGCGTCAGCCCCATCAACGACCAGAACCGCGAGCTCAAGGCCGCGCTGGAGGCGGAGCTCGCCGAGCGCGGCATCGACCTGCCGGTGCTCTGGGGCAACCGCAACTGGGACCCGTATCTCGCCGACGCGCTCCGCGAGGCCGACGAGCGCGGCTTCACCAAGCTGATCGCCATCGCGACGAGCGCGTACTCGTCGTACTCCAGCTGCCGCCAGTACCGCGAGGACTTCGCGGGCGCTCTGGAGGCGACGGGACTGGACGGGCGCATCCAGATCGACAAGGTGCGCCAGTTCTTCGACCACCCCGGCTTCGTCGAGCCGTTCATCGAGGGTGTGAAGAACGCCATCGGCGAGCTGCAGCAGAAGCTTCCGGGCATCGACCCGGCGACCGAGGTGCGCATCCTGTTCTCGACGCACTCGATCCCGTCGACCGACGCGGCGAAGTCCGGTCCGGCCGAGCGCGGCTTCGGCGAGGGCGGCGCCTACGCGGCCCAGCACCTCGCGGTCGCCGAGGTCGTCTCGCACGCCGCCACCGGCGGAACCGTCGGCTGGGATCTGGTCTACCAGTCCCGGTCGGGCCCCCCGTCGATGCCGTGGCTGGAGCCCGACATCAACGACCGCATCGCCGAGCTCCCCGCGCTCGGGATCAAGGCCGTCGTCATCGTGCCGCTCGGCTTCGTGAGCGACCACATGGAGGTCCTCTGGGACCTCGACAACGAGGCCATGGAGACGAGCGACGAGAACGGCCTGGTCGCCGTCCGCGTCCCGACCCCCGGCACCCACGCGGCGTACGTGAAGGGCCTGGTCGACCTGGTCCTCGAGCGTCGCGACGCCGTCCCGGTCGACCAGCGCCCGGCGATGACGTCGCTCGGCCCCTGGTACGACGTGTGCCGGCCGGGCTGCTGCGAGAACGTCCGGCTCGGCTTCAAGCCCGCCGCTGCGGGGCTCGCGCCGTGAGCGGGACCGTGACGAGGGTCGACGGCGCCGCCGAGCGCCGCGACGGGGTGCTGCGCATCGGCACCCGGGGCAGCGCGCTGGCGGTCGCGCAGACGACGGCGGTCGCCGAGTCGATCGCGCGCGCCACCGGCGTGGATGTCGAACTCGTCACGGTGACCACCCACGGCGACACGTCGCGCGAGTCGCTTGCGCAGCTCGGCGGCACCGGGGTGTTCGCGACCGCGCTGCGCGACGCCCTGCGCGCCGGTGAAGTCGATCTCGTCGTGCACTCCCTGAAGGACCTCCCGACGGCTCCGGCTCCCGGGCTCGTCCTCGGCGCGGTGCCGAAGCGCGCTGACGCCCGCGACGCCCTGGCCGCGCGCGACGGACTGACGCTCGACGACCTCCCGGATGGCGCTCGCGTCGGCACCGGATCGCCCCGCCGGGTCGCCCAGCTG
Proteins encoded:
- a CDS encoding DUF3618 domain-containing protein; translated protein: MTTDRSDVDRARAELAATVEAIEYKLNVPKRTAERLARLRQDNPLALVGISVAVALVTAGTVWGVVRLLRR
- the hemQ gene encoding hydrogen peroxide-dependent heme synthase, which translates into the protein MSTPAAVPAESTTPETPSDTPTGFTLWAVLRRDPARPDDLDGTDVPTAVSELEGVIADLELQNVTTRGLYDVSGLRADADVMIWLHGPEAEALQWGLRQLRRTRLLKALLPTWNAMGVHRDAEFNKAHVPGFLRGKEPKEWLCVYPFVRSYEWYLLPDEERSKMLAEHGRKGAAFRSVLANTVASFALGDYEWILPLEADELTDLVDMMRELRYTEARRHVREEVPFFTGRRIQPAEVVEVLQ
- a CDS encoding GNAT family N-acetyltransferase, whose protein sequence is MSDEATTTAVIPPHGASGLPYAAEQLRTERLLLRPLNTGDLEDEHAYQKLKDVVRYLYWEVHDHDESAEHLRKRIAMNRLAENGDGIVFAVELADAEGGAGRVIGDISLFLKNATWGKFEMGWVFHPAVHGAGYATEAVQRVLELCFDTLGAHRVFAQLDARNDASARLCERLGMRQEALLRETEIFKGEWSDTAVYAILEQEFRSAR
- a CDS encoding glutamyl-tRNA reductase, translating into MLLCFSSSHRTADFDLLERLERHAPAITAALSEHSDIVSGSVVLATCNRFEAYLDIDEPLPAARAVSTEAVLDAVSTAAGIDPDLLRGASAVYSDHAVAEHLFAVTSGLESVVVGEGEIAGQVRRALDAARRDGSVTSELERLFQVASRTSRGVKNRTGIMTAGRSLVRLALDLAESRVTDWAMTRVLLVGTGKYAGASLAALRDRGVTDVRVYSPSGRAAKFALSHDIAPVEADGLLDALAESDLVVTCSAVTDYVLTRPLLAEAVARPDATERRLVVDLGLPRNVDPAVGELAGVELLDLETISIHAPLTELQAADDARTIVDAAAAEYRARTAEQEVTPALVALRTHVFDILDAEIERARRRGDGSEQTEAALRHLAGVLLHTPSVRARELAREGDAESFIAGAAAVFGIDVDVDAERARPRLTAVDDESAAS
- a CDS encoding phage holin family protein; protein product: MTDPERGAAGAAGASGPRPVPTPGDRARADRAKARPLVQLISDLPRLIVELLKAELAHLKAEFAEKAKYAGIGIGLLAGAAFFLFFAFATLVAAAILGIAVALPGWAAALIVFGALVVLAVILALVGVRSFKKMDGVAPSQTIASIKEDADALKGLGKYDN
- a CDS encoding ferrochelatase, producing the protein MTDAQTDQRVLGATPAAAAGPEHVTEPTAYDAILLAGFGGPEGQDDVIPFLRNVTRGRGIPEERLEEVAHHYRHFGGVSPINDQNRELKAALEAELAERGIDLPVLWGNRNWDPYLADALREADERGFTKLIAIATSAYSSYSSCRQYREDFAGALEATGLDGRIQIDKVRQFFDHPGFVEPFIEGVKNAIGELQQKLPGIDPATEVRILFSTHSIPSTDAAKSGPAERGFGEGGAYAAQHLAVAEVVSHAATGGTVGWDLVYQSRSGPPSMPWLEPDINDRIAELPALGIKAVVIVPLGFVSDHMEVLWDLDNEAMETSDENGLVAVRVPTPGTHAAYVKGLVDLVLERRDAVPVDQRPAMTSLGPWYDVCRPGCCENVRLGFKPAAAGLAP
- a CDS encoding glycine--tRNA ligase; this encodes MAAPSRLDSVITLAQHRGFVFPSGEIYGGTRSAWDYGPLGVELKENIKREWWNAFVRGRGDMVGLDSAIILPTAVWEASGHVQVFSDPLTESLITHKRYRADHLFEAYEAEHGHPPANGLDDIPDPDHPDKVGQWTPIRQFSGLMKTYLGVVDDESGLHYMRPETAQGIFTDFASVLQTSRKKPPFGIGQIGKAFRNEITPGNFIFRTREFEQMEIEYFVEPGTDEEWFDTWIDLAWEWFTELGIKPENIRRFEHPKESLAHYSKRTIDIEYRFDFVGSEWGELMGVANRTDFDLKTHIEHSGKDLSYFDQNKNERYVPFVIEPSFGLTRALMAFLVDAYDEEQVPNAKGGTDKRTVLRLDPRLAPVKVAVLPLSRNEALSPLARGLADRLRKRRNVDFDDSGAIGRRYRRQDEIGTPLAVTVDFDSLEDDAVTVRDRDTMQQERIPLEGLDRYLAERLREI
- the hemE gene encoding uroporphyrinogen decarboxylase, which gives rise to MTTLASDHPLAAGLTASSPLVRAYQGERQEVTPVWFMRQAGRSLPEYRELRVGTRMLDACLDPAMASEITLQPVRRHGVDAGIFFSDIVVPLKLAGVEVEIQPGKGPVFAQAVRTAADVERLTAIDPASLDDRVFAPIQEAVRLTVAELGSTPLIGFAGAPFTLAAYLVEGGPSKDHIRARTLMHADPEAWARLMEWTADISGAFLRAQVLAGASAAQLFDSWAGSLSLHDYVTHVAPASARALSHVRDLAYELPRAATAAGDAEPALDGVVRNVPLVHFGVGTGELLKAMHEVGADAVGVDYRIPLDEASRRLGHVVPVQGNVDPAMLDAPWPVLEAHVRDVLDRGREAPAHILNLGHGVPPETDPTVLTRVVELVHGWRPE
- a CDS encoding protoporphyrinogen/coproporphyrinogen oxidase, producing the protein MATGVSGEGTTPGDPTEPGADIGEEIRHAVEAPPTRIVVVGGGMAGLVAARECARPGFEVTVLEASDRVGGSVAPLPLAGMTLDAGAESFATRGGHVAELLADLGLGDDIVQPNPSGAWVRHGSRSVPLPKAGLLGIPSSPLAKDVVAAIGWPGALRAYLDRLMPVLKIGTERRLGTLVRKRMGSGVLDLLVAPVVTGVYSAAPDDLDVEVVAPGLNSALTRLGSLSGAVGELRSASKAGSAVGGIRGGMWRLPEALAADIRARGGVVRTGAPVQTIERWSAPDAEDTARAVIEAVLAESLEDSEPTAPAQTAADAEAARPARWIARTADGDTLPADVVVLASPADDSLRLLSSLDPALAGLGELDWPAASSVELVTLVVADDRLAASSVGTGVLVADMPGTDVRAKAMTHSSAKWAWVAEAAGDGHHVVRLSYGRAGRPAETRELDDAALRAVAVADASRLLNIPIAESSVTAFARTPWTNALPYATVGQRERIQRVRTEVDGVEGLEVTGSWLTGTGLASVIPDARRAAERARGLRWKALTAALQADDNSATEQGLDT